A stretch of the Vigna radiata var. radiata cultivar VC1973A chromosome 7, Vradiata_ver6, whole genome shotgun sequence genome encodes the following:
- the LOC106768905 gene encoding chloroplast sensor kinase, chloroplastic, protein MLVCAASAGVTHTPPHSSLSFCSSNAKSHRIFSNSVSLPITHNDNPTSDSDDALRLTVPSAAAVASAIRKASTSPVQFTQTLQTDRQTGLVLPSTDFHRLCLHQLHLFRRIVPEALLSVYVRPAGSYVMDRLELRRVALYPGDAESEGIVILVGHFSIPAGLRTAEATLSNLQVNVVPECKAVVLPMVKHPFVVGFLVAELPLVEQEQCQKPQSEGPDIYTSVEEAYSLPPFLDLDKKSREIQTLRVKDEAVGMRNFTSEQRSNAVNISQSLAMAYVMDQKAMLLQQSTWQNNVRMGNLVEQIRGPLSSIQTLSKILSAQTKRTQISYDIVEDLLVQGNRLRDVLQQLQDAVYLTKNNIVRYNEEAIKKMNGSAHILAESARSQLLDSSPGDDLSSNKMKNSSESLSLTAAVHDIEMPLPPLALAPLQHGIRSCNVSEVLTELVDSVRPLAQSQKRLVELSELSSPLLAAVEEPALRQAFSNLIEGALLRTHVGGKVEIVSTAAPAGGTLVLIDDDGPDMHYMTQMHSLTPYGQELLSDGMIEDNMTWNFVAGMTVAREILESYGCVVRIVSPRIKDAPLGAGGTRLELWLPSIAKSDLSSQTQEGIA, encoded by the exons ATGCTTGTCTGTGCAGCGAGCGCAGGTGTGACTCACACTCCTCCACACTCTTCGCTCAGCTTCTGCTCTTCCAACGCCAAATCCCACCGAATTTTCTCCAATTCCGTCAGCCTCCCTATCACGCACAACGACAACCCTACCTCCGATTCCGATGACGCCCTCCGCCTCACCGTGCCTTCTGCCGCTGCTGTTGCCTCCGCCATTCGCAAGGCCTCCACCTCCCCCGTACAGTTCACCCAGACCCTCCAGACCGATCGCCAAACCGGACTCGTGCTTCCCAGCACCGACTTCCATCGACTCTGTCTCCACCAGCTTCACCTCTTTCGCAGGATCGTTCCCGAAGCCCTACTCTCG GTGTATGTCAGACCAGCTGGTAGTTATGTGATGGATCGGTTGGAGCTTCGACGGGTTGCACTGTACCCTGGAGATGCAGAGTCAGAGGGCATTGTCATTCTTGTGGGTCATTTTAGTATTCCTGCGGGCTTGCGTACTGCTGAGGCCACACTTTCCAATTTGCAA GTTAATGTTGTCCCTGAATGCAAGGCTGTCGTTCTTCCAATGGTGAAACACCCATTTGTTGTTGGTTTCTTGGTTGCCGAGCTTCCATTGGTGGAGCAGGAACAGTGTCAGAAACCTCAAAGTGAAGGTCCAGATATCTACACGTCTGTTGAGGAAGCTTATTCGTTGCCTCCCTTCCTGGATTTAGACAAGAAGTCGAGGGAAATTCAGACCCTTCGGGTCAAGGACGAAGCAGTTGGTATGCGTAACTTCACTTCTGAGCAAAGATCAAATGCTGTCAACATTTCACAGTCTCTTGCTATGGCATATGTGATGGATCAG AAAGCAATGTTACTTCAGCAATCAACATGGCAAAATAATGTCAGAATGGGTAATCTGGTTGAGCAA ATCCGTGGTCCACTTTCCAGTATTCAAACCTTAAGTAAAATCCTGTCTGCACAGACAAAGAGAACTCAG ATTTCATATGACATTGTTGAAGACCTCTTGGTGCAAGGTAATCGTTTGAGGGATGTTCTCCAACAACTACAGGATGCTGTTTATTTGACAAAG AATAATATAGTGCGCTACAATGAAGAAGCAATCAAGAAAATGAATGGTTCTGCCCACATACTTGCCGAATCAGCTAGATCTCAATTGCTAGATAGCTCCCCAGGGGATGATCtctcttcaaataaaatgaaaaattctaGTGAGTCACTTTCTCTAACTGCTGCTGTCCACGATATAGAGATGCCACTACCACCTTTGGCTCTTGCTCCATTGCAACATGGAATCAG ATCATGCAATGTTTCTGAAGTATTGACAGAATTAGTTGATTCAGTTAGACCACTTGCCCAGAGTCAAAAACGTTTGGTGGAACTAAGTGAACTCTCATCACCTTTGCTAGCTGCTGTAGAAGAACCTGCCCTGCGCCAGGCTTTCAGCAATCTTATTGAAGGTGCTTTACTACGGACTCATGTTGGAGGAAAGGTTGAAATTGTATCTACTGCAGCACCAGCTGGTGGCACCCTTGTACTTATTGATGATGATGGTCCTGATATGCACTACATG ACTCAGATGCACTCACTCACACCTTATGGACAAGAACTGTTGTCTGATGGTATGATTGAGGACAATATGACTTGGAACTTTGTTGCTGGGATGACTGTTGCTCGTGAGATACTAGAAAGCTATGGCTGTGTCGTCCGTATCGTTTCACCTCGGATTAAAGATGCTCCTCTGGGAGCTGGGGGAACACGTCTTGAACTCTGGCTTCCTTCAATTGCAAAATCTGATTTGAGCAGCCAGACCCAAGAGGGTATAGCATGA